The following coding sequences lie in one Prochlorococcus marinus XMU1411 genomic window:
- a CDS encoding RNA ligase family protein — protein sequence MFKEEIIHQLELHPSRLEKEKIISEAMEQGLDDFFEGIRMALDPLVTFGVKIVPEKETEKSQNFLWEDFRKLANKLIQRELTGHAARDAILTAMESAKKEEWNGFYRRVLIKDLRCGVSEKTINKIAKKFPKYAIPIFSCPLAHDSANHEKKMIGKKQIEIKLDGVRVLTIIRQNKVEMFSRNGKQFHNFGHIISEIENVLKKDPAPYDLVLDGEVMSANFQDLMKQVHRKDGKQTKDAVLHLFDLCPLENFQKGKWNTSQTKRSLLVKEWVTKHPLLLKHIQTLEWENVDLDTIEGQKRFVELNKSAVEGGYEGVMIKDPDAMYECKRTHSWLKAKPFIEVTLKVVSVEEGTGRNKGRLGAILVEGEDDGHEYSLSCGSGFSDIQRQEYWSKRSQLIGQLVEIRADAKTKSKDAVAFSLRFPRFKCFRGFKAGEKV from the coding sequence TTGTTTAAAGAGGAAATAATACATCAATTAGAATTACACCCAAGCAGATTAGAAAAAGAAAAGATCATCTCAGAAGCAATGGAACAAGGTCTAGATGATTTTTTTGAAGGCATCCGTATGGCACTTGATCCATTGGTAACTTTTGGTGTAAAAATTGTTCCTGAGAAAGAGACTGAAAAAAGTCAAAATTTTTTATGGGAAGATTTTAGAAAATTAGCCAATAAGCTTATTCAAAGGGAACTTACTGGTCACGCTGCACGCGATGCAATTCTTACGGCTATGGAATCTGCAAAAAAAGAGGAGTGGAATGGATTTTATAGACGAGTTTTAATTAAAGATCTTAGATGTGGTGTATCTGAAAAAACAATCAACAAGATAGCAAAAAAATTTCCCAAATATGCTATTCCTATTTTTTCTTGTCCATTAGCTCATGACAGTGCAAATCATGAAAAAAAAATGATAGGAAAAAAGCAAATTGAAATCAAATTAGATGGTGTACGCGTCTTAACTATTATTAGACAAAATAAAGTAGAAATGTTTTCTCGTAATGGTAAACAATTCCATAATTTTGGTCATATTATCTCAGAAATAGAAAACGTTTTAAAAAAAGACCCAGCACCTTATGACTTAGTTCTCGATGGTGAAGTAATGAGTGCCAACTTTCAAGATTTAATGAAACAGGTACATAGAAAAGATGGCAAACAAACCAAAGACGCAGTTCTGCATCTATTTGACTTATGCCCCCTTGAAAACTTTCAAAAAGGGAAATGGAACACTAGTCAAACGAAAAGAAGTTTATTAGTAAAAGAATGGGTAACAAAACATCCTTTGCTTCTAAAACATATACAAACACTTGAATGGGAAAATGTAGATCTCGACACTATTGAGGGACAGAAAAGATTTGTAGAGCTGAATAAATCTGCCGTGGAAGGTGGATATGAAGGAGTAATGATTAAAGATCCTGATGCTATGTATGAATGTAAAAGAACACACAGTTGGTTAAAAGCAAAACCTTTTATTGAAGTCACTTTAAAGGTAGTATCGGTTGAGGAAGGCACAGGTCGCAATAAAGGTAGACTAGGAGCTATCCTAGTAGAAGGTGAAGATGATGGGCATGAGTACAGTCTTAGTTGTGGAAGTGGATTTAGTGATATCCAACGTCAAGAATATTGGTCAAAACGGAGTCAACTTATTGGTCAACTTGTAGAAATCAGAGCTGATGCTAAAACAAAATCCAAGGATGCGGTAGCTTTTAGTCTTAGATTTCCTAGATTCAAATGCTTTAGAGGATTTAAAGCTGGAGAAAAAGTTTAA
- a CDS encoding TVP38/TMEM64 family protein, with protein sequence MNIFLENIYNLSFFFNTGIGIFSFVCIYILIVLLILPASWLSLLSGFLYGSYLGSIIVFISASIGASVAFFVSKSFFSKNLKNLFSRYPKLSVMEKVVEKGGLKLIFLARLSPIFPFSILNYFYGLNNVKFRDFALGLLGIIPGTFLYCSIGSLAKSIQELKNVQSPNNLYVTSIGIISTFLVVYFSAKYSREYFEKS encoded by the coding sequence ATGAATATATTTCTTGAAAATATTTATAATTTGTCTTTTTTTTTTAATACTGGAATTGGGATCTTTTCGTTTGTTTGTATTTATATTTTAATTGTTTTATTAATACTTCCAGCTTCTTGGTTATCTTTATTATCAGGTTTTTTATATGGCTCATATTTAGGATCAATTATCGTTTTCATTTCCGCTTCCATAGGAGCATCAGTTGCTTTTTTTGTATCAAAAAGTTTTTTTTCAAAAAATCTAAAAAATCTTTTTAGCCGTTATCCAAAATTAAGTGTCATGGAAAAAGTAGTAGAAAAAGGCGGACTTAAATTAATTTTTTTAGCGAGATTATCGCCGATATTTCCCTTCAGTATTCTTAATTATTTTTACGGTTTGAATAATGTTAAATTTAGAGATTTTGCTCTTGGTCTTCTTGGAATAATTCCAGGAACTTTTCTTTATTGCTCAATAGGTAGTTTGGCAAAAAGTATTCAGGAGTTAAAAAATGTGCAATCACCAAATAATTTATATGTTACTAGCATTGGAATTATTTCAACTTTTTTAGTTGTATATTTCTCAGCTAAATACTCCAGAGAATATTTTGAAAAATCCTAA
- a CDS encoding valine--tRNA ligase: MTEMNDQLSFENYSPFEVEKKWQEKWESLKAFSPNPEDDGEPFCIVIPPPNVTGSLHMGHAFNTALIDVVIRFQRLLGKNVLCLPGTDHASIAVQTILEKQLKSEGKTSEDIGRDEFLKRAWNWKEQSGGRIVSQLKRIGYSVDWTRERFTLDQKLNEAVIEAFNILYKENLIYRGEYLVNWCPESQSAVSDLEVEMQEVNGHLWHFKYPLISDSGEYLDKYLEVATTRPETLLGDTAVAVNPDDDRYKEFIGVKVKVPFVDREIPVIADSHVDKDFGTGCVKVTPAHDQNDFAIGKRHNLKQINVMNKDGTLNINAGIFQNLDRYEARKKIIKELDNLGLLTKIEDYKHTVPFSDRGKVPIEPLLSTQWFLKMDDISQGCLNEIDSKKPSFIPSRWEKVYKDWLENINDWCISRQLWWGHQIPAWYVLDESQDSIEQNTPYVVARNEEDALIEANKKFGLNIKLVRDKDVLDTWFSSGLWPFSTLGWPNTNDPDFKKWYPNSVLVTGFDIIFFWVARMTMMGNTFTNNIPFKDVYIHGLVRDENNKKMSKSSGNGIDPILLIDKYGSDALRFALIREVAGAGQDIRLDFDRKKDTSSTVEASRNFANKLWNATKFVLINKTSNNNYLLNESDETSLELCDKWILSKLNQVNIKVAALLKEYKLGESAKILYEFTWNDFCDWYVEFAKQRFNNKETKNRQISEKVLIKVLNDILVMIHPFMPHITEELWHVLQLKPDNALLSLQKWPIHENKFVDNKLDNSFQQLFEIIRLIRNLKAELGLKPSEKGPVYLISDNDELIDFLKTLVDDIQTLTKSSEVFIFKTNAVDKKEFAKSFSGIISDLEVYIPFQDFVNIDALKERLTKDLKKVTIELENLNKRLSNKNFVDKAPKDIVDECRFKLNEGSVQKERITKKLELLN, translated from the coding sequence ATGACAGAGATGAATGATCAATTATCTTTCGAGAATTATTCACCTTTTGAAGTAGAGAAAAAGTGGCAAGAAAAATGGGAAAGTCTAAAGGCGTTTAGTCCTAACCCTGAGGATGATGGGGAGCCTTTTTGTATTGTTATTCCGCCACCAAATGTAACTGGATCTTTGCATATGGGGCATGCATTTAATACGGCTTTGATAGATGTTGTAATACGTTTTCAAAGACTTTTAGGTAAGAATGTTTTGTGTTTACCGGGAACTGATCATGCTTCAATAGCTGTTCAAACTATTCTCGAAAAACAATTAAAAAGTGAAGGCAAAACAAGCGAGGATATTGGAAGAGATGAATTTCTTAAAAGAGCATGGAACTGGAAAGAACAAAGTGGTGGAAGAATAGTTTCTCAATTAAAAAGGATAGGATATTCAGTTGACTGGACTAGAGAAAGATTTACTCTTGATCAAAAATTAAATGAAGCAGTTATTGAGGCTTTTAATATTCTCTATAAAGAGAATTTAATTTATAGAGGCGAATATTTGGTTAATTGGTGCCCTGAATCTCAATCTGCCGTAAGTGATCTTGAAGTTGAAATGCAAGAAGTAAATGGTCATTTATGGCATTTTAAATACCCTTTAATTTCTGACAGTGGTGAATATTTAGATAAGTACTTAGAAGTTGCAACAACAAGACCAGAAACTCTTTTGGGTGATACTGCTGTGGCAGTTAATCCTGATGATGATAGATATAAAGAATTTATTGGTGTCAAAGTAAAAGTTCCTTTCGTTGATAGAGAAATACCTGTTATCGCTGATTCACATGTTGATAAAGATTTTGGTACAGGTTGTGTGAAGGTTACTCCAGCCCATGATCAAAATGATTTTGCAATAGGAAAAAGGCATAATTTAAAACAGATTAATGTAATGAATAAAGATGGAACTTTAAATATTAATGCAGGTATTTTTCAAAATTTAGATAGATATGAGGCTAGAAAGAAAATTATCAAAGAATTGGATAACTTAGGACTTTTGACAAAAATAGAGGATTATAAACATACTGTTCCTTTTTCTGATAGAGGTAAGGTGCCAATTGAACCTTTATTGTCAACACAATGGTTTTTGAAAATGGATGATATATCACAAGGATGTCTTAATGAAATTGATTCTAAAAAACCATCTTTTATTCCTTCACGCTGGGAGAAAGTTTATAAGGATTGGTTAGAGAATATTAATGATTGGTGTATCAGTCGGCAATTGTGGTGGGGGCACCAAATACCAGCATGGTATGTTTTAGATGAATCTCAAGACTCAATAGAACAAAATACTCCATATGTTGTTGCGAGAAATGAAGAGGATGCCTTAATCGAAGCTAATAAAAAATTTGGATTAAATATTAAATTGGTTCGTGATAAAGATGTCTTGGATACATGGTTTTCAAGTGGTTTATGGCCTTTCTCAACCCTTGGTTGGCCAAATACAAATGATCCGGATTTTAAAAAATGGTATCCAAATAGTGTTCTTGTTACTGGTTTCGATATTATTTTCTTCTGGGTGGCGAGAATGACAATGATGGGGAATACTTTTACGAATAATATTCCTTTTAAGGATGTTTATATTCATGGTCTAGTTCGAGATGAAAACAATAAAAAAATGAGTAAAAGTTCAGGTAATGGTATTGATCCAATACTATTAATTGATAAATATGGTTCTGATGCTCTACGATTTGCTTTAATTCGAGAAGTTGCAGGCGCTGGACAAGATATTCGGCTTGATTTTGATAGAAAAAAAGATACATCTTCAACTGTTGAAGCTTCAAGAAATTTTGCGAATAAATTATGGAATGCGACTAAATTTGTATTAATTAATAAAACTTCTAATAATAATTATTTGCTTAATGAGAGCGATGAAACTTCTTTAGAGTTATGTGATAAGTGGATTTTATCGAAATTGAATCAGGTAAATATAAAAGTTGCTGCTTTGTTGAAAGAATATAAATTGGGAGAATCTGCGAAAATCCTTTATGAATTTACGTGGAATGATTTTTGTGATTGGTATGTAGAATTTGCTAAACAAAGGTTTAATAATAAAGAGACTAAAAATAGACAAATATCTGAAAAAGTTTTAATAAAAGTGCTGAATGATATTTTGGTAATGATTCATCCTTTTATGCCGCACATTACTGAGGAACTTTGGCATGTGCTGCAACTAAAACCAGATAATGCATTATTATCTCTTCAAAAATGGCCAATTCACGAAAATAAATTTGTTGATAATAAGCTTGATAATTCCTTTCAGCAACTCTTTGAAATTATTAGGCTGATTAGAAATTTGAAAGCTGAATTAGGTCTTAAGCCATCAGAAAAAGGTCCTGTATATTTAATTTCAGACAATGATGAATTGATTGATTTTTTAAAAACTTTAGTTGATGATATTCAAACCTTAACTAAATCTTCTGAAGTATTTATTTTTAAAACTAATGCTGTTGATAAAAAAGAGTTTGCTAAATCTTTTTCTGGGATAATTAGTGATTTAGAGGTTTACATACCTTTTCAGGATTTTGTAAATATAGATGCATTAAAGGAAAGGTTAACCAAGGATTTAAAAAAGGTGACTATTGAATTAGAAAATTTAAATAAGAGATTATCTAATAAAAATTTCGTTGATAAGGCTCCAAAAGATATTGTTGATGAATGCAGATTTAAATTAAATGAGGGTTCGGTACAAAAGGAAAGAATTACTAAAAAACTCGAACTTTTGAATTGA
- a CDS encoding AIR synthase — protein MSLVRTLDRPFIIFLMTEIVNLSISQSAASELSRQASFGGSPGEMSIDLVEDKNCSEGWMHIKLKSGTCNGSPISRTEGVTLYADVKKFNLLKDLKLDYYGDLSGGGFLISTPKNAKRCSCGSGFKLL, from the coding sequence ATGTCCCTGGTTCGAACCCTGGATCGCCCATTTATTATTTTTCTAATGACTGAGATCGTCAATCTTTCAATCAGTCAAAGTGCTGCTTCAGAACTATCTAGGCAAGCTTCTTTTGGAGGTTCCCCAGGAGAAATGTCGATTGATTTGGTAGAGGATAAAAATTGTTCCGAAGGATGGATGCATATTAAATTAAAGTCAGGTACATGTAATGGATCCCCTATTTCAAGAACTGAAGGAGTAACTTTATACGCTGATGTAAAAAAGTTTAATTTACTGAAAGATTTAAAATTAGATTATTACGGTGATTTGAGCGGTGGTGGATTTCTTATTTCAACACCAAAAAATGCAAAACGTTGTTCCTGTGGTTCTGGCTTCAAACTTTTGTAG
- the mazG gene encoding nucleoside triphosphate pyrophosphohydrolase, with protein MSSNNRYKLENNSDLETINSFKILISNIKALKDKTWGCPWQKIQSHVSLIPFLYEESNEFIDAIYEKNADNICEELGDLLLQVMLHAEIGYEEKEFALNDVIKNLNKKIINRHPYIFNKKEKVSLQKSQQIWVNIKNLEKKAPHMKSSISSNLNLKIKNLPPTVGTNKITNVVKEHGFKWESTDDIFKKLEEEINELKEAIKSKNDSEIKNEFGDIYFTLLNLANFLKINPESALQKTNIKFLDRFSIVEEHAGDNMKKQTPKDFQRLWQIAKQKIAGKIPKSK; from the coding sequence ATGTCCTCAAACAATAGATATAAATTGGAAAACAATTCCGATTTAGAGACTATAAATAGTTTTAAAATCTTAATATCTAATATCAAGGCATTAAAAGATAAAACTTGGGGCTGCCCATGGCAGAAAATACAGTCTCATGTATCGTTGATCCCATTTTTGTATGAAGAAAGTAATGAGTTTATAGATGCAATATATGAAAAAAATGCAGATAACATATGTGAGGAGTTAGGAGATCTTTTATTACAAGTAATGCTTCATGCTGAAATCGGTTACGAAGAAAAAGAATTTGCACTAAATGATGTTATAAAAAATCTAAACAAGAAAATTATTAATAGACATCCATATATTTTTAACAAAAAAGAAAAAGTATCTTTACAAAAATCACAACAGATTTGGGTAAATATAAAAAATTTAGAAAAAAAAGCACCTCATATGAAATCTTCTATTAGTAGTAATTTAAATTTGAAAATTAAAAATTTACCGCCAACAGTTGGAACAAATAAAATCACAAATGTTGTTAAAGAACATGGTTTCAAGTGGGAAAGTACTGATGATATTTTTAAAAAGTTAGAAGAAGAGATTAATGAATTAAAGGAAGCAATTAAAAGTAAAAATGATTCAGAGATAAAAAATGAATTTGGGGATATTTACTTTACTCTTCTTAATCTCGCAAACTTTTTAAAGATCAATCCTGAATCAGCTCTTCAAAAAACTAATATAAAATTTTTAGACAGATTTTCAATCGTCGAAGAGCATGCAGGAGATAATATGAAAAAACAAACTCCCAAAGACTTTCAAAGGCTTTGGCAAATAGCCAAGCAAAAAATTGCAGGAAAAATTCCTAAAAGCAAATGA
- the speE gene encoding polyamine aminopropyltransferase, translated as MTNITTWIDEYHKGSRFGLSGKILIKKTSKFQEIIVIENEYYGKALMLDGCWMTSLKDEKYYHECLVHPALSSIDGKSNVLIIGGGDGGTVRECVKYSQISKIDLVEIDEEVIKISKKFLKEIGGEAWNDKRLAIHVDDGVKWVKKTRDNFYDVIFIDSSDPSEFSNLLFSDSFYKECKRILTPSGVLATQSESPESFKNIHINILKTLKNIFKVSETMYSFVPIYPSGIWSWTFASSEDLNLSTQNYNEVLKIEKGCEIWNLNFQNAAFKMMPNKIVKELDL; from the coding sequence ATGACAAATATTACAACATGGATCGATGAATATCATAAAGGCTCAAGATTCGGCCTAAGTGGGAAAATTCTAATTAAAAAAACCTCAAAATTTCAAGAAATTATTGTTATTGAAAATGAATATTATGGTAAAGCTTTAATGTTAGATGGTTGCTGGATGACTTCATTAAAAGACGAGAAATATTATCATGAGTGTCTTGTGCATCCTGCATTAAGTAGCATTGACGGAAAATCTAATGTATTAATTATTGGTGGTGGTGACGGTGGTACTGTAAGAGAATGCGTTAAATATTCTCAAATATCAAAAATTGATCTAGTAGAAATTGATGAAGAGGTAATCAAAATATCTAAAAAATTTCTAAAAGAAATTGGAGGCGAAGCATGGAATGACAAAAGATTAGCAATACATGTTGATGATGGTGTTAAATGGGTAAAAAAAACAAGAGATAATTTTTACGACGTTATATTTATAGATAGTTCAGATCCCTCAGAATTTTCAAATTTATTATTTTCAGATTCTTTTTATAAAGAATGTAAAAGAATACTTACACCAAGTGGGGTATTAGCAACGCAAAGCGAATCTCCTGAATCCTTCAAAAATATTCACATAAATATTTTGAAAACCCTAAAAAATATATTTAAAGTTTCTGAAACTATGTATTCATTTGTGCCTATATATCCAAGCGGGATTTGGAGTTGGACGTTTGCTTCTTCAGAAGATCTAAATTTATCAACGCAAAATTATAATGAAGTCCTAAAAATAGAAAAAGGATGTGAAATTTGGAATTTAAATTTTCAAAATGCAGCATTTAAAATGATGCCAAATAAAATTGTAAAAGAACTAGATTTATAA
- the speB gene encoding agmatinase, with translation MTKNLFDNENAIYMGAKRSPENCSIGIFGVNYDGTCSFKPGARFGPEAIRQVSSCLETYCPKIKKDLEDIMYVDFGSILIDKNDSKSVIESVKSATNYLISKRLSPIMLGGEHSITRGAIEALVKKYPDLILVQLDAHADLRESYIGNKHSHACTMKRCLEVLPEKKILQVGIRSGTKEEFEIMDNNNQLVNFCPGGNAHELKQALLPYAKSPIYLTIDLDWFDPSLLAGTGTPEPGGFFWNDFEEILKTLKDLRIVASDIVELSPEIDKSGVSSIVAAKILRSLILSLENMQ, from the coding sequence ATGACAAAAAATTTATTTGATAACGAAAATGCAATTTATATGGGAGCAAAAAGAAGTCCTGAGAATTGCTCAATTGGTATATTTGGAGTTAATTATGACGGGACATGTTCGTTTAAACCAGGAGCAAGATTTGGTCCAGAAGCAATAAGACAGGTCAGTTCTTGTTTAGAAACATATTGTCCAAAAATAAAAAAAGACTTAGAGGATATTATGTATGTTGATTTTGGATCAATACTAATTGATAAAAATGACTCAAAGTCTGTTATTGAATCAGTTAAATCAGCAACAAATTATTTAATTAGTAAACGCCTTAGTCCTATTATGCTTGGAGGCGAACACTCTATTACAAGAGGTGCTATTGAAGCATTGGTAAAAAAATATCCAGATTTGATATTGGTTCAACTTGATGCTCATGCAGATTTAAGAGAATCATATATAGGGAATAAACATAGTCATGCTTGTACTATGAAAAGATGCTTAGAAGTGCTACCTGAAAAAAAAATTTTGCAAGTAGGAATTAGAAGTGGAACTAAAGAAGAATTTGAAATTATGGATAACAACAACCAATTAGTAAACTTTTGTCCAGGCGGAAATGCACATGAGTTAAAACAAGCTCTTCTACCATACGCTAAGTCTCCAATCTATTTAACAATAGATTTAGATTGGTTTGATCCCAGTTTATTAGCAGGTACGGGCACTCCAGAACCTGGAGGATTTTTTTGGAATGATTTTGAAGAAATACTGAAAACTTTAAAAGACCTTAGAATTGTGGCTTCAGATATTGTGGAATTATCTCCAGAAATTGATAAAAGCGGAGTAAGTAGCATAGTTGCAGCCAAAATACTTAGAAGCTTAATTTTGTCATTAGAAAATATGCAATAA
- the gcvT gene encoding glycine cleavage system aminomethyltransferase GcvT, whose product MDLLKSPLYSKYVESNAKLVDFAGWEMPISFSGLIKEHESVRSSAGLFDISHMGVISIKGINPKDYIQKLFPTNLYSFSEGQGLYTVMLNDKGGIIDDLIIYDLGIQDNDISELLLIVNASRYEEDVQWIKNSLNISEISITNFKKDKVLLALQGKNSFDLFEKWIESSISHIPNFGCEYKIFEHISPKEKIFFSKTGYTGENGLEILLSKKAAINLWDFSISKNVPPCGLGARDTLRLEAGMHLYGQDINEKTSPYEAGLGWLVHLENNHEFFGRRFLEEQSRLGIQKKLVGLSIEGKAIGRKGCAVLKGEENIGTITSGSWSPTKQQAIAFAYINTSHALINNDVQILIRGKKFKGIITKRAFYKKNY is encoded by the coding sequence ATGGATTTGCTAAAAAGTCCTCTTTATTCAAAATATGTTGAATCCAATGCAAAATTAGTGGATTTTGCAGGTTGGGAAATGCCCATATCATTTTCAGGATTAATTAAAGAGCATGAATCAGTTAGATCTTCAGCAGGATTATTTGATATTTCTCACATGGGTGTGATTTCTATCAAGGGAATCAATCCAAAGGATTATATTCAAAAACTTTTTCCTACTAATTTGTACTCCTTTTCTGAAGGTCAGGGACTTTATACAGTAATGCTGAATGATAAAGGCGGAATAATAGATGACTTAATAATTTATGACCTTGGTATACAAGACAATGACATATCAGAATTATTGTTAATAGTTAATGCAAGTAGATATGAAGAAGATGTTCAGTGGATAAAAAATAGTTTAAATATTTCTGAGATTTCGATAACAAACTTCAAAAAAGACAAAGTACTTTTAGCACTACAGGGAAAAAACTCATTCGATTTATTTGAAAAATGGATTGAATCTTCGATCTCACATATCCCTAACTTTGGATGCGAATATAAAATTTTTGAACATATTTCGCCTAAAGAAAAAATTTTCTTTTCGAAGACAGGCTATACGGGGGAAAATGGTCTAGAAATACTTTTATCTAAAAAAGCTGCAATTAATTTATGGGATTTCTCAATTTCCAAAAATGTTCCCCCTTGTGGTTTAGGAGCTAGAGATACTCTTAGACTTGAAGCAGGCATGCATCTTTATGGTCAAGACATAAATGAAAAAACTTCTCCATATGAAGCAGGGTTAGGCTGGCTAGTACATCTAGAGAATAATCACGAATTCTTTGGAAGAAGATTTCTTGAAGAACAGTCAAGATTAGGTATTCAAAAAAAGTTAGTTGGTCTCTCTATAGAAGGTAAAGCAATAGGAAGAAAAGGTTGCGCAGTTCTTAAAGGTGAAGAAAATATCGGTACTATTACAAGCGGCAGCTGGTCTCCAACTAAACAACAAGCTATAGCTTTTGCATACATCAATACTTCGCATGCCTTAATAAATAATGATGTTCAAATATTAATAAGAGGCAAAAAATTCAAAGGGATAATAACAAAGAGAGCATTTTATAAAAAAAATTATTAA